A stretch of the Neodiprion lecontei isolate iyNeoLeco1 chromosome 4, iyNeoLeco1.1, whole genome shotgun sequence genome encodes the following:
- the LOC107217372 gene encoding ras-related GTP-binding protein A: MKKKVLLMGKSGSGKTSMRSIIFANYIARDTRRLGATIDVEHSHVRFLGNLVLNLWDCGGQEAFMENYFASQRDNIFRNVEVLIYVFDVESRELDKDMHYYQSCLEAILQNSPDAKIFCLVHKMDLVQEDKRDLIFREREEDLKRLSLPLECTCFRTSIWDETLYRAWSSIVYMLIPNVKELELSLNQFANIIDADEVLLFERATFLVISHCQRRVHRDVHRFEKVSNIIKQFKLSCSKLAAQFQSMEVRNTNFAAFIDVFTSNTYVMVIMSDPAIPSAATLINIRNARKHFEKLERASQSSALSR, translated from the exons ATGAAGAAAAAG GTTCTATTAATGGGCAAAAGTGGCTCTGGCAAGACCAGTATGCGCAGCATCATATTTGCCAACTACATCGCTCGGGATACACGGCGTCTTGGAGCAACCA TTGACGTGGAGCACAGCCATGTTAGATTTCTCGGCAACTTGGTGTTGAATTTATGGGATTGCGGTGGTCAAGAAGCATTTATGGAAAACTATTTTGCTTCCCAAAGGGATAACATTTTTAGAAATGTTGAAGTATTGATCTATGTGTTTGACGTCGAGTCTCGAGAGTTAGATAAAGACATGCACTATTATCAAAGCTGCCTGGAAGCCATTCTGCAGAATAGTCCTGATGCCAAGATATTCTGCTTGGTCCACAAAATGGATTTGGTTCAGGAAGACAAAAGAGATTTGATATTCAGAGAGCGTGAAGAAGATCTGAAGAGATTAAGCTTGCCATTGGAATGCACGTGTTTCAGAACTAGCATATGGGACGAAACACTATACAG AGCATGGTCATCAATTGTTTATATGTTGATCCCAAATGTTAAAGAGCTAGAGCTAAGCCTAAACCAATTTGCGAATATCATAGATGCGGATGAAGTTCTACTTTTTGAACGTGCAACGTTTTTAGTAATCAGTCATTGTCAAAGACGAGTGCACAGAGATGTTCACAGATTTGAAAAAGTCTCCAACATAATCAAGCAGTTCAAACTTAGCTGCAG CAAATTGGCGGCACAATTTCAAAGCATGGAAGTGAGAAATACAAATTTTGCAGCCTTCATTGATGTCTTTACGTCAAATACATACGTCATGGTTATCATGTCCGACCCAGCCATAC cgTCAGCAGCAACACTTATAAATATTCGGAATGCACGAAagcactttgaaaaattggagcGTGCCAGTCAGAGTTCAGCATTGAGCAGATAG
- the LOC107217361 gene encoding beta carbonic anhydrase 1: MDRILKGVMKYRKCHREGMVKQFKQVKDHPEPKAVFFTCMDSRMIPTRFTETNVGDMFVVRNAGNVVPHSQHFSDELTMCEPAALELGCVVNDIRHIIVCGHSDCKAMNLLYALRDEEFASQVNRRISPLRAWLCAHASSSLAKFQQLEITGFHEPIIFQAETPLRKFVAYIDPEDKFAIEDKLSQINTLQQLQNVASYGFLKRRLERHDLHIHALWFDIYTGDIYYFSRANKRFIEISELTETPLLREIKKYYS; this comes from the exons ATGGACAGGATACTGAAAGGTGTGATGAAGTACAGAAAATGTCACAGAGAGGGAATGGTAAAGCAATTCAAGCAGGTTAAGGACCATCCCGAA CCAAAGGCAGTTTTCTTCACCTGTATGGACTCTCGGATGATTCCTACTAGATTTACGGAAACAAATGTTGGAGATATGTTTGTTG TCAGAAATGCTGGAAATGTCGTACCGCACTCGCAACACTTCTCCGATGAGTTGACAATGTGCGAACCTGCTGCTCTGGAATTGGGCTGCGTAGTGAACGACATTCGACATATAATCGTCTGTGGCCACAGCGATTGCAAAGCTATGAATCTACTCTACGCTCTGCGTGATGAGGAATTTGCTTCTCAG GTAAACAGACGAATATCACCACTCAGAGCATGGCTATGTGCCCACGCCAGCAGTAGTCTAGCTAAATTTCAACAGCTAGAAATCACTGGGTTTCACGAGCCAATCATTTTTCAAGCCGAAACGCCTCTACGTAAATTTGTTGCCTATATTGACCCGGAAGACAAATTTGCCATCGAGGACAAACTATCGcag ATCAACACTCTACAGCAGTTGCAGAACGTAGCGTCATATGGTTTCTTAAAAAGGCGACTAGAGAGACACGACCTGCATATACATGCTTTGTGGTTCGACATTTATACGGGAGATATATACTATTTTAGTCGAGCTAATAAAAGGTTCATCGAGATAAGTGAACTCACAGAAACTCCATTGCttcgagaaataaaaaaatattactcgTGA